One Bradyrhizobium sp. ISRA464 genomic window carries:
- a CDS encoding amino acid ABC transporter substrate-binding protein — MTRNFLIGFALAAALGAGQAQAGELTGTLKNIKDTGAITLGYRDSSIPFSYLDDNQKPIGYAMDICYKIVDAVKKELKLDKIEIKLTPVTSATRIPLMANGTVDLECGSTTNNAEREKQVWFTNTHFLTASRYVTKKASKINSIDDLKGKTVVSTAGTTNIKQLTEANVARKLGVNIIPAKDHAEAFLMVETDRAAAFVMDDILLASLVAGSKSPDDYVISKDAFSKPEPYGIMLRKDDAPFKKVVDAATAALYTSGEGKKIYDKWFTQKIPPKGLNLNVPMGPELAHEFAKPSDSPDPDSYK; from the coding sequence ATGACACGCAATTTCCTGATCGGCTTCGCGCTCGCCGCCGCGCTTGGCGCGGGCCAGGCACAGGCCGGGGAGCTGACCGGCACGCTGAAGAACATCAAGGACACCGGCGCCATCACGCTCGGCTACCGCGATTCCTCGATTCCCTTCTCCTATCTCGACGACAACCAGAAGCCCATCGGCTACGCCATGGACATCTGCTACAAGATCGTCGATGCCGTGAAGAAGGAGCTGAAGCTCGACAAGATCGAGATCAAGCTCACCCCGGTGACGTCGGCCACGCGCATTCCGCTGATGGCCAACGGCACCGTCGATCTCGAATGCGGCTCGACCACCAACAATGCCGAGCGCGAGAAGCAGGTCTGGTTCACCAACACCCACTTCCTGACCGCGAGCCGCTACGTCACCAAGAAGGCGAGCAAGATCAACTCGATTGACGATCTGAAGGGCAAGACGGTCGTCTCGACCGCCGGCACCACCAACATCAAGCAGCTCACCGAAGCCAATGTCGCGCGCAAACTCGGCGTCAACATCATTCCGGCCAAGGATCACGCCGAAGCCTTCCTGATGGTCGAGACCGACCGCGCGGCGGCCTTCGTGATGGACGACATCCTGCTGGCGAGCCTCGTGGCCGGCTCGAAGTCGCCGGACGACTACGTCATTTCCAAGGATGCGTTCTCCAAGCCGGAGCCCTACGGCATCATGCTGCGCAAGGACGACGCGCCCTTCAAGAAGGTCGTCGACGCCGCGACCGCCGCGCTCTACACCAGCGGCGAGGGCAAGAAGATCTACGACAAGTGGTTCACCCAGAAGATTCCGCCGAAGGGCCTGAACCTCAACGTGCCGATGGGGCCGGAGCTGGCGCACGAATTCGCCAAGCCGTCCGACTCGCCCGATCCGGATTCGTACAAGTAA
- a CDS encoding tripartite tricarboxylate transporter substrate binding protein has protein sequence MVPLAAAGMLVSAAAHAQDYPTKPITLIVPWPAGGSTDISMRAIAESASKVLGQPIAVDNKAGGGGTVGPATMAATAKPDGYTIAQIPITVFRLPLMQEVSWDPAKDFSYIIHLTGYTFGVTTNAESQFKTWQDVVDFAKKNPGKVTYATPGTGTSLHVGMEQIAAKAGIKLTQVPFKGGAETNAAVLGQHTMLQADSTGWRPLVDAGKLRLLMVWTDTRSPNYPDVPTLKELGYSMVYDSPFGIAGPKGMDPKIVAKLHDAFKKAINDPAVIATLARYDMVPNYKNTEDYKKFVVEVTESERKVIDALGLGKK, from the coding sequence ATGGTCCCGCTCGCCGCCGCCGGCATGCTTGTGTCGGCCGCAGCGCACGCACAGGATTATCCGACCAAGCCGATCACGCTGATCGTGCCCTGGCCGGCAGGCGGCTCGACCGACATCTCGATGCGCGCGATTGCCGAGAGCGCGTCGAAGGTGCTGGGCCAGCCGATCGCGGTCGACAACAAGGCGGGCGGCGGCGGCACCGTGGGCCCGGCGACGATGGCCGCGACCGCGAAGCCCGACGGCTACACCATCGCGCAGATCCCGATCACCGTGTTCCGCCTGCCCTTGATGCAGGAGGTGTCCTGGGATCCGGCGAAGGATTTCTCCTACATCATCCATCTCACCGGCTACACGTTCGGCGTCACCACCAATGCAGAATCGCAGTTCAAGACCTGGCAGGACGTGGTCGACTTCGCCAAGAAGAATCCCGGCAAGGTGACCTATGCGACGCCGGGGACCGGGACCTCGCTGCATGTCGGCATGGAGCAGATCGCGGCCAAGGCCGGCATTAAGCTGACCCAGGTGCCGTTCAAGGGCGGCGCCGAGACCAACGCCGCGGTGCTCGGCCAGCACACCATGCTGCAGGCCGATTCCACCGGCTGGCGGCCGCTGGTCGATGCCGGCAAGCTCAGGCTGTTGATGGTGTGGACCGACACGCGCTCGCCGAACTACCCCGACGTGCCGACGCTGAAGGAGCTCGGCTACTCGATGGTCTACGACTCGCCGTTCGGCATCGCCGGGCCGAAAGGCATGGACCCCAAGATCGTCGCCAAGCTGCACGACGCCTTCAAGAAGGCGATCAACGATCCCGCCGTGATCGCGACGCTCGCCAGATACGACATGGTGCCGAACTACAAGAACACCGAGGACTACAAGAAGTTCGTGGTGGAGGTCACCGAGTCCGAGCGCAAGGTGATCGACGCGCTCGGGCTGGGGAAGAAGTAG
- the petA gene encoding ubiquinol-cytochrome c reductase iron-sulfur subunit: MTDSASTANAPTSGKASRRDFLYIATAAFGTVGAVASLVPMISQMNPDASTLAAGGPVELDLSKVAPGQQVVLRWRTRPVFVTHRTPEAVQKLKDKALLSQLADPQSSELQQPPYVQNWHRSIKPEFGVIIGICTHLGCIPLYEPDPNATSPAPNWPGGYFCPCHGSKYDLAGRVYHGVPAPYNLPVPPHHFPSDTMLRVGENPPSSHFDFASIRQI; the protein is encoded by the coding sequence ATGACTGACTCCGCTTCCACGGCAAACGCCCCGACGTCCGGCAAGGCCTCGCGCCGCGACTTTCTCTACATCGCAACCGCCGCCTTCGGCACGGTCGGCGCCGTGGCGTCCCTCGTCCCCATGATCAGCCAGATGAACCCCGACGCCTCGACTCTGGCGGCCGGCGGCCCCGTCGAGCTTGACCTGTCAAAGGTCGCGCCGGGTCAGCAAGTGGTGCTTCGCTGGCGAACCCGGCCCGTATTCGTGACCCACCGCACCCCGGAGGCCGTGCAGAAACTCAAGGACAAGGCGCTGCTTTCCCAATTGGCCGATCCGCAATCGTCCGAGCTGCAGCAGCCGCCCTACGTGCAGAACTGGCATCGCTCGATCAAGCCGGAGTTCGGTGTCATAATCGGCATCTGCACCCATCTCGGCTGCATTCCATTGTACGAGCCGGATCCGAATGCGACGTCGCCTGCGCCAAACTGGCCGGGCGGCTACTTCTGCCCGTGTCACGGCTCCAAATACGATCTCGCCGGGCGCGTGTATCATGGGGTGCCGGCGCCGTATAATCTGCCGGTTCCGCCGCATCATTTCCCGAGCGACACCATGCTCCGCGTCGGCGAGAACCCGCCGAGCTCCCACTTCGACTTTGCTTCCATCAGGCAGATCTAG
- a CDS encoding tripartite tricarboxylate transporter permease, with product MDTLLNVAHGLGVALQPVNLIYCFIGVFIGTLVGVLPGIGPISAMSLLLPVTLSGTPESGIIMMAGIYYGSMYGGSTTSILVNIPGEAASVVTCIDGHQMAKQGRAGPALGISAFGSFTAGTFALVALMLVAPSLASVAVAFGPAEYFSLMVLGLVVLTFLTQGSMAKALLMACIGVVLGLVGLDSVTAQPRLTFGRIELIDGIGLVPVVMGLFGVAEVLLNTEQAIKRDIIKTKISQLLPSKEDWKASAGPVSRGTVLGFFLGILPGGGAVVASFASYALEKRLSKHPERFGHGAIEGVAGPESANNSAAGGAFIPLMTLGIPPNVVMALLLGAFVIHGLQPGPLLISQNPTLFWGIVASMYIGNLMLLVLNLPMIGMWVQLLRLPYNVLFPLIILFTIIGVYCSSNNVFDVHVMIAFGVIGYFMRKLGYEPAPLVLAFVLGPMLENNLRKSLILSQGDLMTFVERPISAVCLALAVILLVGPLLPSLRRKRELVALDEGA from the coding sequence ATGGATACTCTCCTCAACGTCGCCCACGGCCTCGGCGTCGCGCTGCAGCCGGTCAACCTGATCTACTGCTTCATCGGCGTCTTCATCGGCACGCTGGTCGGCGTGCTTCCCGGTATCGGCCCGATCTCGGCGATGTCGCTCTTGTTGCCGGTCACGCTGTCGGGCACGCCGGAGTCCGGCATCATCATGATGGCCGGCATCTATTACGGCTCAATGTACGGCGGCTCGACCACCTCGATCCTGGTCAACATCCCCGGCGAAGCCGCCTCCGTCGTCACCTGCATCGACGGCCACCAGATGGCCAAGCAGGGCCGCGCCGGCCCTGCGCTCGGCATCTCCGCTTTCGGCTCGTTCACCGCCGGCACCTTCGCGCTGGTCGCGCTGATGCTGGTGGCGCCCTCGCTCGCCAGCGTCGCGGTGGCGTTCGGCCCCGCTGAGTATTTCAGCCTGATGGTGCTCGGCCTCGTCGTCCTGACCTTCCTGACCCAGGGCTCGATGGCGAAGGCGCTGCTGATGGCCTGCATCGGCGTCGTGCTCGGCCTCGTCGGGCTCGACAGCGTCACCGCGCAGCCACGGCTGACCTTCGGCCGCATCGAGCTGATCGACGGCATCGGCCTGGTGCCGGTCGTGATGGGCCTGTTCGGCGTCGCCGAGGTGCTGCTCAACACCGAGCAGGCGATCAAGCGCGACATCATCAAGACCAAGATCAGCCAATTGCTGCCGAGCAAGGAAGATTGGAAGGCCAGCGCCGGGCCGGTGTCGCGCGGCACCGTGCTCGGCTTCTTCCTCGGCATCCTGCCGGGCGGCGGCGCTGTCGTGGCGTCGTTTGCGTCCTATGCGCTGGAGAAGCGGCTGTCGAAGCATCCGGAGCGCTTCGGCCATGGCGCGATCGAGGGTGTCGCGGGACCGGAATCGGCCAACAATTCCGCGGCCGGCGGCGCCTTCATTCCGCTGATGACGCTCGGCATTCCGCCGAACGTGGTGATGGCACTCCTGCTCGGCGCCTTCGTGATCCACGGCCTGCAGCCGGGACCGCTCTTGATCTCGCAGAACCCCACCCTGTTCTGGGGCATCGTCGCCAGCATGTATATCGGCAATCTGATGCTGCTCGTGCTCAATCTACCGATGATCGGCATGTGGGTGCAGCTGCTCAGGCTGCCCTACAACGTGCTGTTCCCGCTGATCATCCTGTTCACGATCATCGGCGTCTATTGTTCCAGCAACAACGTCTTCGACGTGCATGTGATGATCGCCTTCGGCGTGATCGGCTATTTCATGCGCAAGCTCGGCTACGAGCCGGCGCCGCTGGTGCTGGCCTTCGTGCTGGGACCGATGCTGGAGAACAATCTGCGCAAGTCGCTGATCCTGTCGCAGGGCGATCTCATGACCTTCGTGGAACGGCCGATCTCGGCGGTCTGTCTTGCGCTGGCGGTGATATTGCTGGTCGGACCGCTGCTGCCGTCATTGCGCAGAAAGCGCGAGCTGGTGGCGCTCGACGAGGGCGCCTGA
- a CDS encoding IclR family transcriptional regulator, with product MNASTTATARAGRKRPVPELGQPDKFNAIQKVCAILRVLAQRSPLRLTDIADTTSLNKATALRILNSLIEEGFVSRIAGAKTYELGQEARVMAVGARRSVDIAELAQPSLLRLSERSADTALLSVRSGVEALYLARSVGSHPLQPNYLQIGSRRPLGVGAGALALLVWLPDAEIEAVIEVIVPRLAKSPRITPKFLRERIAQARKVGHTVLIDAAFPGMGGVGVPVRDDAGEVVAALSIGAASDRIRRREAELADMLKKEAQVLARAIAQAPQSGRVAKMG from the coding sequence ATGAACGCTTCCACGACTGCGACCGCACGGGCCGGCCGGAAGAGGCCGGTTCCGGAGCTAGGGCAGCCAGACAAGTTCAACGCGATCCAGAAGGTCTGCGCGATCCTGCGCGTGCTGGCGCAGCGTTCGCCGCTGCGGCTGACCGACATTGCCGACACCACCTCGTTGAACAAGGCGACCGCGCTGCGCATCCTCAACTCGCTGATCGAGGAGGGCTTCGTCAGCCGGATCGCCGGCGCCAAGACCTATGAGCTCGGCCAGGAGGCGCGGGTGATGGCGGTCGGCGCGCGCCGCTCGGTCGACATCGCCGAGCTGGCGCAGCCGAGCCTGCTGCGGCTGTCCGAGCGCTCCGCCGATACGGCGCTGCTGTCGGTTCGCTCCGGCGTCGAGGCGCTCTATCTCGCGCGCTCGGTTGGCAGCCATCCGCTGCAGCCGAACTATCTGCAGATCGGCAGCCGCCGTCCGCTCGGCGTCGGCGCCGGCGCGCTGGCGCTTCTGGTCTGGCTGCCGGACGCCGAGATCGAGGCGGTCATCGAGGTGATCGTGCCGCGGTTGGCGAAATCGCCGCGCATCACGCCGAAGTTCCTGCGCGAGCGCATCGCACAGGCGCGCAAGGTCGGCCACACCGTGCTGATCGACGCCGCGTTTCCCGGCATGGGCGGCGTCGGCGTTCCCGTCCGCGACGACGCCGGCGAGGTGGTCGCCGCGCTCTCGATCGGCGCGGCGTCCGACCGCATCCGCCGCCGCGAGGCGGAGCTTGCCGACATGCTGAAGAAGGAAGCCCAGGTGCTGGCGCGCGCGATCGCGCAGGCGCCGCAGAGCGGCCGCGTCGCCAAGATGGGCTGA
- a CDS encoding alpha/beta hydrolase, producing MNGDIEPMIGRYVHVEIGGELHRVYFEENGAGIPLVCLHTAGSDARQWRHLLTDAEFAKNFRIIAFDMPWHGKSNPPSSWTGDEYQLTTARYTETIRAFCRALKLERPVVMGCSIGGRIVLNLAIEHAGEFRALIGLEAADFQAPWYDTAWLNRPDVHGGEVCAALVSGLIAPQSPQDARMETLWAYKQGGPGVFKGDLYFYRVDGDLRGRVGSIDTKVCKLYLLTGEYDFSCTPEDTRRTAAAIGGASVTIMEKLGHFPMSENPEQFRRYIAPVLAEILAQ from the coding sequence ATGAACGGCGATATCGAGCCGATGATCGGCCGCTACGTTCATGTCGAGATCGGCGGCGAGCTGCACCGCGTCTATTTCGAGGAGAACGGGGCCGGCATCCCGTTGGTCTGCCTGCACACGGCAGGGTCCGACGCGCGGCAATGGCGGCACCTGCTCACTGATGCCGAGTTTGCCAAAAATTTTCGCATCATTGCCTTCGATATGCCCTGGCATGGCAAGTCGAATCCGCCGTCAAGCTGGACCGGCGATGAATATCAGCTCACCACCGCGCGCTACACCGAGACGATCCGCGCGTTCTGCCGCGCGCTGAAGCTGGAGAGGCCGGTGGTGATGGGCTGCTCGATCGGCGGCCGCATCGTGCTCAACCTAGCGATCGAACATGCGGGCGAGTTCCGCGCGCTGATCGGATTGGAGGCCGCCGACTTCCAGGCGCCCTGGTATGACACGGCGTGGCTGAACCGCCCCGACGTTCATGGCGGCGAGGTTTGCGCCGCACTGGTGTCGGGGCTGATCGCCCCGCAGAGCCCGCAAGACGCCCGGATGGAAACGCTCTGGGCCTACAAGCAGGGCGGTCCCGGCGTGTTCAAGGGCGACCTTTACTTCTATCGCGTCGACGGCGACCTGCGGGGCCGGGTCGGGTCAATCGATACTAAAGTATGCAAGCTCTATCTGCTCACAGGCGAGTATGATTTCTCCTGCACGCCTGAGGACACGAGGCGGACGGCAGCGGCAATAGGGGGCGCCAGCGTCACGATCATGGAGAAGCTCGGTCATTTCCCGATGAGCGAGAATCCCGAACAGTTTCGCCGCTATATCGCACCCGTCCTCGCCGAGATCCTCGCGCAATAA
- a CDS encoding tripartite tricarboxylate transporter TctB family protein produces the protein MNDPTNVKLRLSNSELWGGLIGLALGAFVIWSGLKLKLGTINDPGSGYVLFYTGILMCAFAVSIIVAAVTEGGATFASRWKNVRWGKPIVVIVCLTAFAVALEPLGFLLSAIPLMLLLLRLIDPVRWSLAIPIAILAPLGMWWVLKHLLAIQLPSGMFEIG, from the coding sequence ATGAACGATCCAACCAACGTCAAACTCCGTCTCAGCAATTCCGAGCTCTGGGGTGGGCTGATCGGGCTTGCACTCGGCGCGTTCGTGATCTGGTCGGGGCTGAAGCTGAAGCTCGGCACCATCAACGATCCCGGCTCCGGCTATGTGCTGTTCTACACCGGCATCCTGATGTGCGCGTTCGCGGTCTCGATCATCGTCGCCGCCGTCACCGAGGGCGGCGCGACCTTCGCCTCGCGCTGGAAGAACGTGCGCTGGGGCAAGCCGATTGTCGTTATCGTCTGCCTGACCGCGTTCGCCGTTGCGCTGGAGCCGCTCGGCTTCCTGTTGTCCGCGATCCCGCTGATGCTGTTGCTGCTGCGCCTGATCGATCCGGTGCGCTGGTCGCTGGCGATCCCGATCGCGATCCTTGCCCCGCTCGGCATGTGGTGGGTGCTGAAGCATCTGCTCGCGATCCAGTTGCCGAGCGGCATGTTCGAGATCGGCTGA